In the genome of Raphanus sativus cultivar WK10039 chromosome 4, ASM80110v3, whole genome shotgun sequence, one region contains:
- the LOC108849587 gene encoding adenine DNA glycosylase isoform X2 → MRIEWGKAHLHFRVRLINPTFERSTVASKRQNPKTIQNFHCKASSFESKKMSHSSATGRRKCRQKKEEEEEEPLGGGGDMEDLFSEKETQNIRMSLLDWYDENQRDLPWRKTRSSETEKETRAYEVWVSEIMLQQTRVQTVMEYYKRWMHKWPTIYDLTQASLEEVNEMWAGLGYYRRARFLLEGAKMVVAEKEGFPNKASSLMKVKGIGEYTAGAIASIAFNEAVPVVDGNVIRVLARLKAISANPKDRLTVKNFWKLAAQLVDPSRPGDFNQSLMELGATLCSVTKPSCSSCPISSQCRAYSLFQENRTLPVTEYPTKVVKSKPRLDFCCVCVLEILRHENNQSGGRFVLIKRPEEGLLAGLWEFPSVILDKEASLAARRKAINLYLKEAFHLEPKETCTIVSRKELGEFVHVFTHIRRKIYVELLVVQLTGGTIDLFKDEGKDTLTWKCVDNDVLSSMGLTSAVRKVYSMVEAHKQDLSVLSNRTTISRKRRIT, encoded by the exons ATGCGAATTGAATGGGGAAAAGCACATCTGCATTTTCGCGTGCGGCTAATAAACCCTACATTTGAAAGATCAACGGTCGCTTCAAAGAGACAAAACCCAAAGACGATTCAGAATTTCCACTGCAAAGCTTCGAGCTTCGAGAGCAAAAAGATGTCCCATTCTTCTGCGACTGGGAGGAGAAAGTGTCGgcagaaaaaagaagaagaagaagaagaacccctcggaggaggaggagatatgGAGGATCTCTTCAGCGAAAAGGAGACACAGAACATCAGAATGTCTCTGCTTGATTGGTACGATGAAAATCAGCGAGATCTTCCATGGAGGAAGACAAGGAGCAGCGAGACTGAAAAGGAGACAAGAGCTTATGAGGTTTGGGTATCGGAGATTATGTTGCAGCAAACTAGGGTTCAGACTGTAATGGAGTATTACAAACGTTGGATGCATAAATGGCCCACCATCTACGACCTTACTCAAGCTTCTCTTGAG GAGGTAAACGAAATGTGGGCAGGTTTGGGGTACTATCGACGGGCACGGTTTCTTTTAGAG GGAGCAAAGATGGTTGTTGCAGAGAAAGAGGGTTTTCCTAATAAAGCATCTAGCTTGATGAAAGTGAAAGGAATAGGAGAATACACAGCCGGAGCAATTGCCTCCATTGCTTTTAATGAG GCGGTACCTGTTGTTGATGGTAACGTGATAAGAGTGCTTGCCAGGCTAAAGGCTATCTCAGCTAATCCGAAAGACCGGCTTACTGTCAAGAATTTCTG GAAACTAGCTGCACAACTTGTGGATCCTTCACGTCCTGGAGATTTCAACCAATCTCTGATGGAGCTTGGTGCGACTCTATGCTCCGTAACAAAGCCAAGTTGCTCTTCTTGTCCTATTTCCAGCCAGTGCCGTGCATATTCACTTTTTCAGGAAAACAGAACCCTTCCTGTGACTGAGTATCCTACAAAAGTGGTCAAGTCCAAGCCAAGGCTCGACTTCTGTTGCGTATGTGTTTTGGAAATACTGAGACATGAGAACAACCAGTCAGGAGGTAGATTTGTTCTTATAAAGAGACCCGAAGAGGGTCTTCTTGCTGGTCTTTGGGAGTTCCCATCTGTTATATTGGATAAGGAAGCTAGTTTGGCAGCAAGGAGGAAGGCTATCAATCTCTACCTTAAAGAAGCATTTCATTTAGAACCCAAGGAAACATGCACTATAGTTTCAAGAAAAGAACTTGGAGAATTTGTCCACGTCTTCACACACATACGTCGAAAAATTTATGTGGAGCTATTAGTAGTACAACTTACAG GGGGAACAATTGATCTGTTCAAAGATGAGGGAAAGGACACTCTGACATGGAAGTGTGTGGACAATGATGTTCTTTCTTCCATGGGACTGACATCGGCTGTAAGAAAG GTGTATTCAATGGTTGAAGCACACAAGCAAGATTTATCTGTATTATCAAATAGAACAACCATTTCCAGGAAACGAAGAATCAcatga
- the LOC108849587 gene encoding adenine DNA glycosylase isoform X3, which produces MRIEWGKAHLHFRVRLINPTFERSTVASKRQNPKTIQNFHCKASSFESKKMSHSSATGRRKCRQKKEEEEEEPLGGGGDMEDLFSEKETQNIRMSLLDWYDENQRDLPWRKTRSSETEKETRAYEVWVSEIMLQQTRVQTVMEYYKRWMHKWPTIYDLTQASLEEVNEMWAGLGYYRRARFLLEMVVAEKEGFPNKASSLMKVKGIGEYTAGAIASIAFNEAVPVVDGNVIRVLARLKAISANPKDRLTVKNFWKLAAQLVDPSRPGDFNQSLMELGATLCSVTKPSCSSCPISSQCRAYSLFQENRTLPVTEYPTKVVKSKPRLDFCCVCVLEILRHENNQSGGRFVLIKRPEEGLLAGLWEFPSVILDKEASLAARRKAINLYLKEAFHLEPKETCTIVSRKELGEFVHVFTHIRRKIYVELLVVQLTEGGTIDLFKDEGKDTLTWKCVDNDVLSSMGLTSAVRKVYSMVEAHKQDLSVLSNRTTISRKRRIT; this is translated from the exons ATGCGAATTGAATGGGGAAAAGCACATCTGCATTTTCGCGTGCGGCTAATAAACCCTACATTTGAAAGATCAACGGTCGCTTCAAAGAGACAAAACCCAAAGACGATTCAGAATTTCCACTGCAAAGCTTCGAGCTTCGAGAGCAAAAAGATGTCCCATTCTTCTGCGACTGGGAGGAGAAAGTGTCGgcagaaaaaagaagaagaagaagaagaacccctcggaggaggaggagatatgGAGGATCTCTTCAGCGAAAAGGAGACACAGAACATCAGAATGTCTCTGCTTGATTGGTACGATGAAAATCAGCGAGATCTTCCATGGAGGAAGACAAGGAGCAGCGAGACTGAAAAGGAGACAAGAGCTTATGAGGTTTGGGTATCGGAGATTATGTTGCAGCAAACTAGGGTTCAGACTGTAATGGAGTATTACAAACGTTGGATGCATAAATGGCCCACCATCTACGACCTTACTCAAGCTTCTCTTGAG GAGGTAAACGAAATGTGGGCAGGTTTGGGGTACTATCGACGGGCACGGTTTCTTTTAGAG ATGGTTGTTGCAGAGAAAGAGGGTTTTCCTAATAAAGCATCTAGCTTGATGAAAGTGAAAGGAATAGGAGAATACACAGCCGGAGCAATTGCCTCCATTGCTTTTAATGAG GCGGTACCTGTTGTTGATGGTAACGTGATAAGAGTGCTTGCCAGGCTAAAGGCTATCTCAGCTAATCCGAAAGACCGGCTTACTGTCAAGAATTTCTG GAAACTAGCTGCACAACTTGTGGATCCTTCACGTCCTGGAGATTTCAACCAATCTCTGATGGAGCTTGGTGCGACTCTATGCTCCGTAACAAAGCCAAGTTGCTCTTCTTGTCCTATTTCCAGCCAGTGCCGTGCATATTCACTTTTTCAGGAAAACAGAACCCTTCCTGTGACTGAGTATCCTACAAAAGTGGTCAAGTCCAAGCCAAGGCTCGACTTCTGTTGCGTATGTGTTTTGGAAATACTGAGACATGAGAACAACCAGTCAGGAGGTAGATTTGTTCTTATAAAGAGACCCGAAGAGGGTCTTCTTGCTGGTCTTTGGGAGTTCCCATCTGTTATATTGGATAAGGAAGCTAGTTTGGCAGCAAGGAGGAAGGCTATCAATCTCTACCTTAAAGAAGCATTTCATTTAGAACCCAAGGAAACATGCACTATAGTTTCAAGAAAAGAACTTGGAGAATTTGTCCACGTCTTCACACACATACGTCGAAAAATTTATGTGGAGCTATTAGTAGTACAACTTACAG AAGGGGGAACAATTGATCTGTTCAAAGATGAGGGAAAGGACACTCTGACATGGAAGTGTGTGGACAATGATGTTCTTTCTTCCATGGGACTGACATCGGCTGTAAGAAAG GTGTATTCAATGGTTGAAGCACACAAGCAAGATTTATCTGTATTATCAAATAGAACAACCATTTCCAGGAAACGAAGAATCAcatga
- the LOC108849587 gene encoding adenine DNA glycosylase isoform X1 produces the protein MRIEWGKAHLHFRVRLINPTFERSTVASKRQNPKTIQNFHCKASSFESKKMSHSSATGRRKCRQKKEEEEEEPLGGGGDMEDLFSEKETQNIRMSLLDWYDENQRDLPWRKTRSSETEKETRAYEVWVSEIMLQQTRVQTVMEYYKRWMHKWPTIYDLTQASLEEVNEMWAGLGYYRRARFLLEGAKMVVAEKEGFPNKASSLMKVKGIGEYTAGAIASIAFNEAVPVVDGNVIRVLARLKAISANPKDRLTVKNFWKLAAQLVDPSRPGDFNQSLMELGATLCSVTKPSCSSCPISSQCRAYSLFQENRTLPVTEYPTKVVKSKPRLDFCCVCVLEILRHENNQSGGRFVLIKRPEEGLLAGLWEFPSVILDKEASLAARRKAINLYLKEAFHLEPKETCTIVSRKELGEFVHVFTHIRRKIYVELLVVQLTEGGTIDLFKDEGKDTLTWKCVDNDVLSSMGLTSAVRKVYSMVEAHKQDLSVLSNRTTISRKRRIT, from the exons ATGCGAATTGAATGGGGAAAAGCACATCTGCATTTTCGCGTGCGGCTAATAAACCCTACATTTGAAAGATCAACGGTCGCTTCAAAGAGACAAAACCCAAAGACGATTCAGAATTTCCACTGCAAAGCTTCGAGCTTCGAGAGCAAAAAGATGTCCCATTCTTCTGCGACTGGGAGGAGAAAGTGTCGgcagaaaaaagaagaagaagaagaagaacccctcggaggaggaggagatatgGAGGATCTCTTCAGCGAAAAGGAGACACAGAACATCAGAATGTCTCTGCTTGATTGGTACGATGAAAATCAGCGAGATCTTCCATGGAGGAAGACAAGGAGCAGCGAGACTGAAAAGGAGACAAGAGCTTATGAGGTTTGGGTATCGGAGATTATGTTGCAGCAAACTAGGGTTCAGACTGTAATGGAGTATTACAAACGTTGGATGCATAAATGGCCCACCATCTACGACCTTACTCAAGCTTCTCTTGAG GAGGTAAACGAAATGTGGGCAGGTTTGGGGTACTATCGACGGGCACGGTTTCTTTTAGAG GGAGCAAAGATGGTTGTTGCAGAGAAAGAGGGTTTTCCTAATAAAGCATCTAGCTTGATGAAAGTGAAAGGAATAGGAGAATACACAGCCGGAGCAATTGCCTCCATTGCTTTTAATGAG GCGGTACCTGTTGTTGATGGTAACGTGATAAGAGTGCTTGCCAGGCTAAAGGCTATCTCAGCTAATCCGAAAGACCGGCTTACTGTCAAGAATTTCTG GAAACTAGCTGCACAACTTGTGGATCCTTCACGTCCTGGAGATTTCAACCAATCTCTGATGGAGCTTGGTGCGACTCTATGCTCCGTAACAAAGCCAAGTTGCTCTTCTTGTCCTATTTCCAGCCAGTGCCGTGCATATTCACTTTTTCAGGAAAACAGAACCCTTCCTGTGACTGAGTATCCTACAAAAGTGGTCAAGTCCAAGCCAAGGCTCGACTTCTGTTGCGTATGTGTTTTGGAAATACTGAGACATGAGAACAACCAGTCAGGAGGTAGATTTGTTCTTATAAAGAGACCCGAAGAGGGTCTTCTTGCTGGTCTTTGGGAGTTCCCATCTGTTATATTGGATAAGGAAGCTAGTTTGGCAGCAAGGAGGAAGGCTATCAATCTCTACCTTAAAGAAGCATTTCATTTAGAACCCAAGGAAACATGCACTATAGTTTCAAGAAAAGAACTTGGAGAATTTGTCCACGTCTTCACACACATACGTCGAAAAATTTATGTGGAGCTATTAGTAGTACAACTTACAG AAGGGGGAACAATTGATCTGTTCAAAGATGAGGGAAAGGACACTCTGACATGGAAGTGTGTGGACAATGATGTTCTTTCTTCCATGGGACTGACATCGGCTGTAAGAAAG GTGTATTCAATGGTTGAAGCACACAAGCAAGATTTATCTGTATTATCAAATAGAACAACCATTTCCAGGAAACGAAGAATCAcatga